DNA from Diabrotica virgifera virgifera chromosome 10, PGI_DIABVI_V3a:
ATTTTACACTTCCCTCTAAGGCTAGTTCCAACAAATTTAAGCTAGGCGCGCCACTATACAGGCAGGTTttaaagacaacaaaataatgcataggctttcgtatctttccgtatttatcaatcaacggtattACATTTCCGTTACAACGAAAAATGCGcctttgaatgtattttttcaaattttgagtGCCGTGAGGGGGGGGggcagaaaatatatttttatttcaacgcaatttttttaaaatactaaatagtgttTTAGGAAATTTTTGTGAGGTATtacattttcgaaaaattattttgtctgttaatattatttcaaaatttttaattgtcttgggggggcagaagatattttccaatttcgaccagattttaccaaaatactaaacagttgattgggcaacttatgtgaggtattacttttccatagcaaaaaaattttttttttcgcctGTTTCGATGTACCCcaatttttaattgtcttggggggcagaagatattttccaatttcgaccagattttaccaaaatactaaacagttgattgggcaacttttgtgaggtattacttttccatagcaaaaaaaattttttttcgtctGTTTCGATGCACCCTATTGAAGTAACCCTGTGGAAGACTGCGAGAAACTAATACCAGTAGGAAACACTATCTGGGCTAATGAGAGGTGAAGAACATTAAGTAAGGTCCTTACATAAAGCGGTTGGACTACACGTTAATCACCTGTATcctgaaaaatatattgattATGTCATCTTACTAAGGGGAGGACCGGACGGCTTCTACAATGATGTATGGCAAATGAAATAAGAGCATGAAATAAGAGCATGAAACATCTGAATATTGTACCGAACAGGTGCATTAAGGACACTCTTGAGAAATATAAGTTAGACATAACAGATGTATAGTAGATGAGGTGGAAAGGGACACATTCTACTTCAGCTTTCATGAAAATTAACATACCTTTGAGGTCGGATTCATTGTTGGAAAGCTGTAAAAGACTTCAAAGCCATCAACCACCTAATACGTaaaatacagtacaacctgccatatccggacctgtcatatctgGACCTCCCCATATCCAGACGGTTCTGCGCCATCcagatctaccgaaatctactgagaaaggcagtcctgctgttggacaactcactaaaagaactaaaagatggcaaaataatgtattatagaatctataaaacgtgtctatcgacgaaagttattgacagcgttgattactggaatgtatgaaggagaagacgtttcagagactgtaaaagtagtggtcttgatatccggattttttcatatccggatcggtctgtcacCACATTGATACGGATATGGCAGGTTAGACTGTAAGAATAAGGGGAAAATCAACGCCCACGTTTAAATTGAAGAGAAAACAGAACAAGAAAAGGTAGTATTGTATGAAGACCTTGAACAGGAAAATAACTGAAAGATATTTAAAACCTCTTCAGGGTATTAAAATATATGTGTTATAGACAATTTAATTTCACAAGAACAAGATATAAACCTAACACAACTCACTAAATAGGCAGAGGGAACTTTATTAACAAACAAGCAAGATATAATATCCGCTTGGcaagatattttgaattatatagaATGAGTCATGAGAACATACTCTTACCTAGTATGGAAACGCATATGGGGATGTTTAAATccccattaaaaagtgtctgctcccatggTTTATTATACAGGGCGAGTTTTGGAACCTTCAAAACTATGGGACTTGTAATAAACAttcataaaacaaaatatataccaGCCACTTGGCATTACTTAGAAGATTTTTACTTACATTTTCATATTTTATGCATTATGCATAAACATACATTTtatcttttcaaaaataatttcaagaatataaaataaaaacaatttgtCCCTGGCTAATATTCACATCATTTGTATTTATTATTTGATCCTTTAACACATTACGTGCGGATGTCTGAAGACTTATACTCTGAACAGAAAAAAAACATCTTAGAAATGTGTATAATCAATGGCATACATGTGCGCGTCCGCCATTGGTGAAGGCATCATGTGGCTCACATGTATGCCATCTGTACGGAATgtgttaattaattaaattacaattcTTTACagcgaacaataattgtcagtcttaTAATTTTTACCTTACGGTTGAGTGACAGCTTCCTAAAAACTGGATATACAGCCGAAGAATATCTCCAATAGTAGTGATTTTGGACCCTAATTGGAGCTTGTTTGTAACAACGTCCACCATTCTTAGTACGTCTTGGAAAGTAAAATTGCACCTAGCCATGTAGATCAGAGTGCTTAAAGGAATGTCAAGTTGCTCTTCACGGGCAGCTATGAAGAAACAAGCAAATGCAAGACACATCAAGTACTTTTCTGGTacctaaaaaaaaaaagaaaacattaTAGCTAGAGATTAGAACATTTACCTGGAGCTCTATGCAATCCCGAATAAAATTCATTAAGAAGAATTAGTAATGAGTTGGAACAGATTGGCTATAAGAAGCAAAAGAAGCACAACTTGCCTGCAGACTGCTACACTGGaacataatatttacataatGCCTAGTAGAAAAGAAAAATCGTGTAAGATATGTATTGAGTTTACGTAGACTGTGACTATCAAGCTATGAGAGGAAAAGTATTAATAAATGGCAGGAGACACATCACCCAAAGGAAATAAATAAGTGCTTGTAGACGCTGTAGAAAGAAAAAAACATCTGATAAAATAAGTCGACACACAAAAGAACTTATTGAAAAATGAAGATGAACCGAATAGGAAGCCACAGTAGAATAGaagaataaacaataaaatatccAAAGAGAGAAGAAATTATGATGTATGAAAAAACATATACTTAATACAGAAACTATTTCGGAAATAATAGACCCAAATAAAAGCTTAAAATCATTTAGAAAAAATCTAGAACAGTAGAAAAAACAAGATATTTATTAACTCCGTGACCCAGAAGGTACAGTAATATCAGATAAAGAAAAAATAACACAAATAATGAAAGTTTACTACACATGCTATACAAAAAACATGCCACTAACCATGACATAACAAATATTCCAATAGTTTCTGAAGGCTCAGAAGATATAGCAggcaattttaaataaatttttcaaccatCCTCTAAGTTTTTTTTAACTTGGAAGCAGAATTCTAtaataaattttttccataaaaaatGGCATCCCTCTTTAGTAGTGGTACTTTACAGGTTTTGATCATTGCTCTAAAGATGCCTTTGTAAACAGAAATCCCTCAGCTAGGAACTAAATATTTTTACACACTTTGAAAATACTTTTCTTTTTCCATTATTCATTTGTCATATGTGTGTACAAAGACATATTAGTCTTTGTCAATTACTAAGAAGGACATCCTCACAGATCTAAACTACCGCCTGATCAGTCACCTACCCTCTAGATGTGCAAAAAATAAAGACATTAACAACAATTAATTAACAATGGTTCTGAAACTGAAGTTGAAAACAAAAATAGTCTAAAACCATTTATTTATTAGAGTCTCACTCATTGGTACAACATAAAAAAGTTCCAAAGTTCCAATACAAAAtgtgttttgtaattttttattcaaaaCTTTGAAAATGCAACATGACACCTTTATCCACTCATGTCTTCAACTACGTGTAAGTGGCTGTATTCTCTACCTCTAAAGTTCCTTCATAGAATAGTAGTAGTCTAATTTACTCTATCAAAGAAAAATTACTAAGTAAAAACATCATCTTGTTAAAAGCTTTAAAATCCTTAACCTAAATTAGATCTATTATTTTGGGTTGATGTTATTATCATTGTTCAAAAATAATCCAAAACATGTAAGGTTGATAAACTATAATCCTTTGTTTGATATAGGTCAACAACTTTGATAATGAGTTCCGTATCATATTGAATTTATAACAAAATATGTAATCTTTATAATCTTTCACAGTTTTAAACAATTCAATTGAAGTTCAGACAAGTCTGATCTTGATATTAGGTTTTTTGATTTAGTAATTTTGTGACTCATAAATAATATGGAAATTTTTGGTATTTGTGATATAATTTATGATAATAAAACTTGTTAGTTCTtgttagtttaaaaataaaaagatattaATAATTTTGAAGTAGATTGCAAAACTTTCTTGCTTCATATAAAAGATATTTTATGGTGCATGGTGCTATTGAAAACAAATTTTCATCAAGGAtgatatttaaatattttcatgTATGTCACCAAAACTTTCACAGttctacaatattatttattacaatattattatacgcgtatttttatttctgtaaaatgctaatttatttaaatttattttcatttgaCCCACTTCTAGAGGTGatgtaattaatatttaaacaaagAACAGCATGTATAGTCCTACATAATAATTAGAGAGTGAATAAACAAAGAATTATTGAAAACATTATTACTTGAGTTTTAATGGAAAAAATATGGATAGCTTGTGGAGAGATGGTTTCCAAATTCCAAATAGCTTTTGttacaaaaaatgtttcaagTTTTGAATCTATTTCTCAATAAATATTCAGGTTTGAATACATAATGTATTTAGTTTGAATAAGTAACTTTTTGGTTAATGTTTTGcacattaaaatatataaaactatgCAAAACTGTATGGAAGTTTGAATAAGTAAAATTTTGGTTAATATTTTCCATATTAAATATACATATGTAAAACTGTAGACGAACTGTAGTGCAAGATATTATGGAAGGAGACCACTGGCAGACAAGTGATGCCAAAGAAGACCAGCCTGCGATGGACCAACAACCTCAAAAGAATAATGTCAAATTGGATAGCAGAGGAATAGAATATGGAAATATCTGAAGGTTGCTATGTTAAACAATGAACAAATCAGGGCTGATTGATGATAATTTTACAGCACTGCGTTATATGCTggttcagtggcggatccagcatcgtcaaGAGGGgggccaattggctaaatttctatgaaaaataaatgaataaatgaatGTCTTTATAATCTACATAACTTGGTTTGAGACGGGGGGCCGATCGCCTCCATCGCCCTCCCCTGGATCAGCCACTGTGCtggtttataaattttaaaacaattctaaataaaaaataattgtgTGGACGTCTGAGAGAATGACAAATAACAATATTGTTCTCCTATTTTTTTGTAGTGTTTTAATATCATTTACTACTTTTTTTTTGGGAATTAACcacaatatgtttataaaacacATTTATCAATTATTCACTAATATCAAGTTACAGCGTATTTCTGACATGAGATTCAGTATACGAAGGATACCCCAATACAAACTGagtaaatgagaatcttcttgaaaATATTGCCACTCTTCACGGCATCAGCCatgaaaggtagtattaggcaggtaggTACTTGTAGAGGATTATCGCTGTTGTAATATACAACGGTACTGATTCTAACATTTAAAATAGAGTGTAGTTTGATtgactaaaataaaaacatacaaactAGCATAGAAAGATTCTAAATTGAATGATGGTACTTAAAAGAGAAGAAACCTTGAACGGATCTATTATGAACAATGTTGTCAGGAAAcaaaaacttataaataataaaagtttaagAGGTCATAAATATATGAtttcaaaataattaaaatattaaataaacataaCTAGTTGGAGACTACAGTATAATAAAGAACACTGCTTTATCAATTTTTCACATTATATTTGTATTCGAATGGACACATTTTTATATGCAGACAGTCATTTCCTTTTGTAAGTGTCTGCACATGCAGTTGTATCTGCGAATGGGTTAATAATTCTTAAGTTGCATCAGAAAGTGTAGAGAACAGTTCTGTGTATGTAGTAGAGAATAGTAAAGACTTACCTTTATACGTGCTATAAATGCATCCAGATAGCCGACGGCTACAAAAAAGACTTGTTCTGGGGTATCAAACCAAGACTTCAGGAAACGAAGAAGATGTACAATACCATCCCTGGACTTGAGAGTAACTTCTCCTGGTTTAACGTTATATTGAATTGCTAATACACTGGGCCTGTAGGTGTTCTCTACAGAAAGTGCTTCCTCGAGATCAAATAGTAATGGTTTGATGTTACACTTAGCACCTGTTAAAGGCCATCCCCTGCTTTTGACCGTTTTGTCCATGGCTGTTGATTCTTCTTTAATTAGTAGAGACCAGTAACCATTCCACCGCTTTCTTTAGCTtcagttaaaaaaagggtaacaGCAAAAGTAGGAGAAGGCCTAAAACCTACAACAAAAACTTGTAACCTTTTTCATTCACAAAAAATTATGTCAAAACATTAAGGTCATTTTGTTTCAGTGCTTACCAGGATGCCTTGTAGTAAAGCGCTATTTTAGTTTGATTATTCACTTATGAAAAAAATCAAACTAAAAAATATATCGTGTGTGTACCTCAAGGTTCGACACTTGAAAGGATAGAACAGGGAAAATTTTTTTCCATCGTTTGTTTACAGAACAAAAGAGAAATGCGACGCCATCAGGCGTTTTTTAATGTTGACATCAATAACGTTTTGTGTGACGTCAGAATATATTTATATCTTTACCACATAATAATATTATAGTAATATGAACAATCTATATTCGACTAAACGATTTTGGGACCGGTTTCTTTATATATTAACACAACGTAAGAGATTAAATTTTCATTAGCATAAAAAATGTCACTTCCTTTTTGTTCTGCAATGTTAGTTGCATACATTTAAGCAAATTTTCAAGTAGAAATtacaaaatcaactaaaataattattgtaaaacgCGTACTAGtacttctatttaaaaataaattcacaactgtttttattaatatttattatttgttaaaaGCGTGGATAATCTCTAGATTAGATTGTACATAATTGCAAATATATACCCAcgcgaaaaacaaaaaaacaaacaatgATAAACATATCACTTTAGTCGCATTATTAGCACTCTAATTTTATAAATTACAACTACAACAAAATTAATACAATGTATTTAAGACGATAAATAATGATAATTTTCCAAATAAAcaataattcaaaatataaaGTATTTTTATGAATTCACTTAATAGACCAGTCTTTATCGCCAGCCCCGTTAGgtaaaatattccgattcgattttttgcacacaCTTActtcaaaaagaggtccttataacaaatccacagggtgccgggagcAGATcaggatttaaggcagtgggggtcCGTGGGCAGAATTATTAGTGTgaggccctacctcctaccattaaaaaaattgttgttataactATGATACAACCAGCTACAGAGTTTTcccttttagaaattaaaaaaaatgttgatctgcttttataaatatatttttaaataatagaaaTACAAGAGCTGTatcttgttacagtaaaatatttggtTAAAGTACGGgaactttttgagattttttaattgaaaattccttgattatgtcgGACATGTCTAGTTGCTTTAACACATCGTGTTCAATGGTCATTATAAAGAGATGATTCAAATGCTCTGCTTGGTCTATCATAGaagtcaatttttaattaacttaaattttgagaatgatctctctccactggagttatagaccagggcgcatctgtaaaaatattagtacatttggacgttgagaggtgactcaaatttttttgcagaaattgcttgaaaataactcaaataataatatttgagttatcctccctctcaaaaaggtccggaacatttttgaaataattaaaatgtcaaaaaatgaaggaaaaattcgatttttttcttggttttttgattataactttaaaagtattcatttccgagaaaagtcttactgacataaaagttgcgtaattaaatttcctataacatagaattggttaaaaattttaaaaatagtcacccttgttgcaaaatagcaataattgcgaaaaaaaacataaaaaaacaagtattcgaactttacatttttcaaccatttatgctacacttaggacgttcatatttcacccagaaaaactttgtgatacagtaaaacaatactgtaaatttcattaagatcggttaaatagattttgcaaaataaattttgcaatccagctttcgcaaaaaatattcattttttcaaaatgtcatAGGACTGAAAATAAGGCAGATAGCAGGTTGAAATTTATTtggcttatagaagtgtactgtaactgtcatttgcaatttgcaaaattaaaatcgattaactaccacggcgtcaggatttttttaaataaacattaattattggtgctacgcgcaggacagctgatagtttgctctgattgggcattccaatgacctttgataaatattgatacattttaatttttattacatttcgttataaataaataaatttgtttattgcaaaataaaaacacatactctatcttttgaaataacactttttgtagcaaaaactttctttgttcatatattctaacttagagaataaaagtttattatttttagacatatgcaattgtttaaacaatatttcacaaacaataataaaattagtttgatttttgtggaattacaatattaaaatacaacaaaatatagagtaagaaaataatatattagataaagattggaagaaattttggtggaaataaacttgtgtgaatcgaacaccgctgtcctgcgcgtagcaccaaaaattaatgtttatttaaaaaatttcctgacgccgtggtaattaatcgattttaattttgcaaattgcaaatgaaaggtacagtacagctctataagcaaaaaaaatttcaacttgctatctgctttattttcagtcctgtgacattttgaaaaaatgaatattttttgcgaaagctggattgcaaaatttattttgcaaaatctattgaaccgatcttaatgaaatttacagtattgttttactgtatcataaagtttttttgggtaaaacatgaaggtcctaagtgtagcgtaaatgtttgaaaaacttaaaatgcgaatacttgtttttgtatgtttttttcgcaattatggctattttgcaacaagtgtgactattttttaaatttataaccaattgtatattgtagaaaatttaattacgcaacttttatgtcagtacaacttttctcaaaaatgaatagttttaaagttataatcaaaaaaccaagaaaaaaatcgaatttttccttcatattttgacattttgattatttaaacaatgttccggaccattttgagcgggaggataaatcaaataatattatttgagttattttcaagcaatttctgcaaaaaaatttgagtcacctctcaacgtccatctcaaaacagatgcgccctggactattagttagcatcagaactaaatataaacgaagtgtcaccacaacgtttggaaacgcatcaatcacattcttttcttttagcagtcggtacatttgaagttctttatttacattaatttgatgagccgatttcctctttaaaCGAATTGAACAATTCTACAAATTGTAGGTACCAGTTGGACACCTaggttttcatctaaatcattgctataaatgtcagtaagctttagtgagtgagcttcaatttcattgggagttaaatttttcaaataatgtaaaaattcaaaattggaatgaatggattcatacGCAGAAAGCTTCTGACTTAAAGAGGAAATGAAGTGATCTATTATAATAGAGATACAATTTTTTAGTCCTAAATTTTACTGATGTTGTCATTTCAGTCTCTGAAATATTccttaaaacaatataaaatctTTAAATGATCCAAGtgccgccactcctgaattaaggtcaatatttggatcttggagaatacgacttgtgctgtttgtcctctttaagatttcattccaaaatattgcaaaaatattcctgtttccgcagtaaacacattcgattatactAACCATTTGCATCGCTACGAGTTTCAAATTGTTGCTCATCgtcttctgaaattttggataatgttCCTTTGATGACCTTATGATTACTAGATGAATATCTAGTAATATTTactcttttaggaacaataatagtTCTGCTACGGTCGGCGTTGCTGTCTCGCTTAAAGACGCCACTTTTAAACATtcgattaacaagttgtatctGTATGTAGAGGAAGGGGAAAATACATATTTTAGTTCATATAGTCCAAGAAATCAAAGAATACTATTGCAGCAGAACACTCAGCTGCAGCTTTttcaactaaatttagagagtgggcggcACACACGGAATCCACAACACCAAAATATTATGTTATATATCTAATTTTAGCTTGAAAaccattgtattttcctctccacTCATAACTGACGCGTTATCATTGGACTGTCCcctgcagtttttcaaatcaATATTATCTTCTTGCAAGAATGTCATTcgagaaataaatatattttctgcTTTATGACCGTGATTTGGCAAGCATATGAGAAAGCTTTCAACATGAGTGAAACCTTCCATATAACGAAATATCGCAGTTATTTGATTGACAAGAATTATACGTGGAGCTTTGTGGGAGCCCCCTGGAAtatgggggccccgggcagctgcccagcctgccctcccttaaatccggccttggtcgggaggtgccgcggtcggaaaattgttttaacaattttttttaaacaaatttaaaaaataaattttttcacttcgcaCAATTCTTTGagtcattctgaacaaaaaagtctcttatgatttttctctaaaattgattgttgtcgagttatatgcgatttaaaatttgaaacacGCGAAAATAAGTattttcaagacttaataactcggttaaaaataattattatgaaagtcagaaactaaccaaatcaaagtttaaagccccccccctacatgatcctgaaaaaatgtgtgtcattaatttattattaagctgttattatttttaattattaccaATGAGCGCCaagagcgtattgaggcggccgtcaatctgagtgcgagtaagattcaccattggactgcctgaatggtgcatctctttcgcactcaccattAGCTGGGCACACACGGAGAGGATTTCTGAACGATCTATCCCTACGATCAGATCTGTCATTCCGCTCCCGCCCATTTGGTCTGCGGCAGATCGGATATTTCGTTGCACATAAAAACGCAAATATTCTGTCTTTCATTTTTATCACAGTACCAATATGCGAAGGTACAAAATTATTCTCTTAGTTAGTGGGTAGTTGTAGTTCCGTCACATTTTGTGGAGACTGGAATGGACGTTGGATATTTTatgcgtatataaaatattgtagcGAAACAATGAATCACCGCACCGGCCGCAAGTAGCACCTCGAGACGTAAGCCAAGAATATTCTGGCGGAATCACGATATACGTGGAATCGACGCGCGGTATGTGGAAGGTCACACCATAGCTAGGTGGCGAAGTCTGGAATGATCGAGTATAACGTTATTTGCTATTTAATGGGGGCGCGATTTTATTTGAGTTTAGTTTAAGCTAgatatttgtaaagaaaacttgtataaataaattaataaagtcgtatataaatacgaaatAGCTCGTTTTATTACAGTGGAGTCAGGTGTCGGATTAtaagttgttttaaataaaataaaagtgactctaaaagacttttgaactttattcgtcgggaataatcggagtgcgttaattgttcggtattcggaaagaattttaaaagacttttgactTTATTCGTCGGGGAGAATTaaagtgcgttaattgttcggtgttcggaaagacttttaaaagacattgtggaaagtacgtgtgtgccgaccaaagatgttgctagaaGAACTTTCCGTAAAACAGCttcgtgaacaattagaagagtacgagtTAGATGCCAGTGGGTCCAAGAAAGTCCTGAAAACACGACTCGAGGAGGTCCTCAAGATGAATGGAgatgacccaaagacgttccacttccagtcagcagaacaagcaatcttatcgaaattcgaaaatgtttctcaaaagatcgatgaaacttctataaagaacaacgagaaacttgaagaagttagtagatagaacaacgagaaattccaaagtgtttctcaaaagatagatgaaacttctataaagaacaacgagaaacttgaagaagttagtagacagaacaacgagaaattccaaagtgtttctcaaaagattgatgaaacttctagaaaaagcgacgagaaattcgaaaacgttgctaCAACATTTTTGgcgagacttctcaaataattaaagaggtttgtagacagaacaacgaaaaacttgaagacgtttgtagacagaacaacgagaaattcgAGGAAGTTTTTAGAACAACCGATAAAGGTGGATTTTCACAGATCCGATGCCCGACGGTACGATGATACGATAGAAATTTCAGAGAATTTCATTGGCTGAAaagtgacatatggggttttggtacgaaattaaaaagtcatcggaagaagttaaaattattttaacttttgcacGAAAATCTGATGAATTTTGA
Protein-coding regions in this window:
- the LOC126878681 gene encoding cyclin G translates to MDKTVKSRGWPLTGAKCNIKPLLFDLEEALSVENTYRPSVLAIQYNVKPGEVTLKSRDGIVHLLRFLKSWFDTPEQVFFVAVGYLDAFIARIKVPEKYLMCLAFACFFIAAREEQLDIPLSTLIYMARCNFTFQDVLRMVDVVTNKLQLGSKITTIGDILRLYIQFLGSCHSTVSEILDEEELLTKLGVLLTDSSCAFFRPSVLAFTLLRFEVDKQLSHTINKTASFGDVIHTLAVMKELQLRCETSAADLVSCSQFASKVLKRYNNHEPCGNNAYLKWNFFPSFRRRDRSSRSTLSVINEKPNGQIKNGRINRKKNRTN